The DNA sequence CATAATTGCATATAAAGCCAAGGAGTATGCCAACATTTATGAACACTTCAGGGAGTGATGTGAGGAAGCCACGAGTCATAGCCGGAGAAACTTCTGCAGTGTAGACCGGAGCTATCATGAGGGAGTATCCGACACCTATACCAGCGATGACTCTCCCAGCCATCAGAAAAGGGAATGAAGGTGCAAGGCCCATGAGGATTGCGCCTAACAGAAATGTAATCGCAGAAAGAACAATAGTGTAACGCCGGCCAATCCAGTCCGAAGTTTTGCCCGAAGCTAATGCTCCAATTAACGAGCAAACATTTAATGAGCCTACTAAAATTTCCACTTGAGCTGTCGAGATCTTTATGTCGTCTTTCAGATACAGCACCGCCCCACTCATCACTCCAATGTCTGATTTTACACAAATACAAGTAAACGCATAATAAAATTCACAGTTCAATAATTTCATTAACCAAAATAACACATATCTATCCACAGGATGACTCCCGAAGGGGTCGGGTACTAAATATATACGCTCCTCAactcttaaaaaaaaatcttattctACTAGTCAAAACCAAATATCCTCTTTTAATGAGGTTCCGAGCATCAGTGAAGTTAGTGTGTGCATTTGCCTTTCAGAAATTCTCAGTTCCTCTAATCATCATACATTACTCATTAACAAGAAATCGAGAATTCGAGCCTGAATTAATTTCCACTAATGTGCCAACATTTCTAACATCTAATAAACAATGAAATAGATCTAAACATTCCCTTACAACACATCATATTATCCAAATTATGTACATTCAATCAAATGCAAACAACTAAACCAGCAAAATCAAGAATTCACATAGAAAAACCAAcaaaacaatcaattaaaaaaagtaaaaataatcaAGGATAAATTGTTTTTACCATAGCCCAAAAGAACAGAATTGGTGGAGGCCAAAATGGCACAGGCAAGTGCATATCTATTAAACCCctttattttgtaaattaaagAATCAGCATCAAGATCATCATTGGGATCAGCTGGTGCAGTCTGATCCACAGGAATATTCACTCTGCCCACAGAATCTTGATCCATGTATTTTTTACAGTACTAGGAGAATTTTATGGAGTGTGTGTAAAGCTTAAAGAATGAGACAAAGTAGGGCAGTAAACAAGTCAGTCTGTGTGCAGAGTGTACTTGTAAAGAAGGGTAGTTAAGGGGAAGTGTGACACGTTAGGTTGGAGGATCTCATTGTGCTTGTGATCTGGCAACTAAAGAAACAATTTTTATCTTTTTGTGATATTATCTTAAACTTGCTTTTGTGGAAAATTATTTGGATATAGCCATATTGGTAATGGTTATGCAAAAAATTGATGATTATTTAAAACTGTTTggttttctattttaaattttatttaattttaaaaatagtatataaatataaatatttttctgaactaagtacttatttttttcaaataacaaattttaaacttcatttgaataattaattttgaaatagtatatataaaattcaaacattTTCCACAAAATAAGCTCATGCAAACCCATCCAATATACCAACATATGATCTGTTTAACTCACTTTTAAATACTCCTCTCTCCgattcaaattacatgtccattttcaaaaaatcacagtggattgtgaaaaaaaaaaaatatattaactgctttattctaaaagtcggtgattaatacgataatccatgttccgtaactcgccgaactgattaaatctccgattaatcacatattaatccgattaatccccgatcaattcaattaatcaccgattaatctctATTctgtgacttcaccgattaagtctgattcccgctttttacaacactattaagtcattaattgaacctaatatgtggtatatggttgatcttgaaaatataatttttttttttgaaaatataaatttgaaatatgtgaaggagagttgattttgaaaatataaattgacattcaaagttgaagtggacaagtattttgaaacaattttttttctttaaaatgaaaatgtatTTTAAAACGGAGGAAACTTCTTACTTTAATCTAAAATTAAGTCAAACGATCCTATAAGcggaaaaaaaaagttttagatGCTTCTAAATAAATGTTACGCTTAatttaaataagtttaaaaaaaagttttagaTGCTTCTGAATAAATGTTGCGCTTAAttaaaaatactccctccgtccccctcaattgtttacattggagggggacacggagaccaagacaatgtatgaaaaatgagtaaagttagatgaaaagtgggtaaagtggtgggacctatcaatatttaataatagatttgagaaagtggaggaaattagtgggtgtaatagtagtttttattgttaaatatgagatagtgggggaagatagtgggtgtaatgatgagaaaacttactatttatggtaatgtaaagaaatgagagggacatcccaaaatagtaactgtaaacaaatgagggggacagagggagtaatgtttaaatatttgtgTTTGATATGTCTAATTTATAGGATGCTAACAGTCACATCaagttttttcaaatttatttctaatatcaactaattaattttgatttaatctcAAGTTCAAACTCAACCAAGTTATaatatccaaattcaaattccaAAAAGATAAATTTCGACATGTTCAAATTTAACTTGATAcgattttatgaaaataataataagatttcGAATGTATCAAAATCTCCCTCAAAAATCCTAAAATTCTTCTTGTTATTGAAGTAGTCGCCTCTATTATCTCATACGTTTATCAGCTTTTACGGATGAAAAATCCCAAACTCTTttctatttgttttatttaattttttttttcgtaATCTTTCTTTTCGGGATAGGATTTCTATCTTTATGATTaggtttgattttattttttttggatctACATTGTCGGAGTTTTTGGTTTACCTTTTTCTTCGATTCAAGCGGAGTTTATCGAATTCGGGAGTTAATTATCTATTATATGACGTCGATTATCAGGtctaaatttttctttttgtttgttttcaatttatttttattccaGTTTTCGATTTTGTATTTTCATGTTGTTTATTTTCTTAGTGAAAGAGGTTTGCTCGGCTTTGTATTTTCACGTTGTTTTCGTTTTATTTTTCGCTTCTTGATTATAAGCAGTGGTCTTGATTTgatgataaaattttgtattcaaGTTCTGGTGGATAACTCAAGTGCACAGCCTTGTCGATGCATGATGAGGAGGGTATCACTAATTCAaagatatttgtatttgtatatatattatattaaattatcgtTTATCGTAATTTCATGAGAACTGGCGATTATAATTTActatttgttcgactcgattttTGATATAGATTTtggtatgattttttattatcagaTTAACATCTTTAgtggttaaaaaaaaaaaaccatctttggttaaaaaaataaaaaaactcgaACGTGTCATGTATGATTTGAATTCgagtagattaaatatataagataaatatTTATGCATGTTTCTAGAAATACTCCTATTATGTCGTTGAAGTCTCATTTATTAATTCAGATATTATCATAATTGAAGATCAATATATTCACAGCTATAACTCAAATTGTATTTTGAAAATCttaaaatcttattaattaCAATGCACATTTAAGCCGTAAAAGCATGGGAAGAAAAATAGTGCACACTAGTAAAAGGGGTATTTGATTAATGAAATGCATGGGGAAAAAATACGACGCCTGAGAGATTCGAACTCTCGCGGGGAAACCCCATGTACTTAGCAGGCACACGCCTTAACCACTCGGCCAAAGCGTCTTTGTATGAGAGAACTGTGCAAATAAATGAATAATACCACGAAATTTACCTAAACCCATACCCAGAATAATAACTGATGATTGAAACAATATTTATCTGTGAAAATACAATTAATCAGAAACATATTGCTACATGAAAGAATACTGATCAGATAACTCACACTTGTCAGACTGCATAAGCCacactaaaaaaattatcatgaaATGCATCTTAACATGGTACTCAACAAGCTAAACATGACATATTGATAGTAAGCATGAAGATATCATCACCATACTATGCAGCTGGATATGTATAGACTATTCAGAGAAATTCGACCAAGAATAGAAAGATCAAACGATTTACGAATAAGTTTTACCATACTTCAAATCAATAACATCGAACTACAATAAATAATCCTTTACAAGAAGCCCAAGATATTAAGGCAAACTCAGAAGCACCTGTATACCAGATTAAACTGATGCAGCTGAAAGAATGAATTGATAAGAATTGCCCTTTTacgaaaaagaattaaaaaatttcatgtaTCAGTGAGATAATACACGAAGCCCCCCTTCTAAGTCCTCTATTCTGATGGTAAGCAGCTCATCTGTGTCTATACAATCAAAATCGAGCCTCAAGTCCAGATACTCTCTGGCATTAACTAGCATCGGATCTACCAAACCTCCATTCATCTCTCTTCGCTGCTTTTCAGTTGTTTCTCTCTCTATCAATGATACAATGGCTTCAATGGTACACAAAGGATGCAACTTAAATCCATATAGCAAACTACCCTCGGCTACACTATTCATCTTAAGATGAAGGATTCTCGCAAGGTCTTCAGAACTGAAGTCCTCAAAGTTGAAGAACTTGGTAACCCTTCTGCAGAAACCTTCATTAGATGTAATAACACGCTTCATTGGTTCGCTATAGCCTGCAAAAATTACCACAATTTTTCCACTGTCCATGACTGACATTATCTCCTCTAAAGCTTCCAATCCATAATCCTTATCATCCGACTTCTGCATAGGTATTAGTCGATATGCTTCATCTACAAATAGAATACCTCCTTCTGCTTCTTTAATCTGCAGCGTGTTCAGAATAGTGACACAATTAGATCCTCATACATTATAAGCCAAGATTTTATTGACAAACATATTTAAGAACAAAACTGCATACCATTTTCCTGGTCTTCGGTCCAGTATGGCCTACGAATTCCCCAACCAAATCAGTTCTTTGTACTTCTGTTACCTTGTCAGTGGGTAAAATGCCCACCATGTAGAGTAATTTTCCAAGAATTCTAGCAACCATAGTTTTACCTATTGAATAACAATGCATCAGAAACAATCAAACATACATGAAATACAATCCCCCAGTGAACAAAGGTATGCTCTCTCTGCAAAAAACTTCTTGAACGAAAATCAGATTGCAGAAGAAAATTCTGGTGAGCACTAACCTGTACCAGGATTACCAAGGAAGGCCATATGAGGAGGTCTCCGAGCACCAACTTTCAGCCCAAGGGCCCTACGCCTCTCATCCAAAAGCATCCCCTTTGCCCATTTCCGGAGTTGTAACTTTAGGTCATCCAGACCAACAATTTTAGACAACTCATTCTCAAGTTCATCCATCTTCGCTTTTGTCTGACTACATGCTTCAATAGCCCTCCGTTTTCTCTGCTCCTCAAGATACGAATTTAGAAGTTTCCGCAGTTTCTCATTTCCAGGTCCTTGTGACAGATGGTTCAACGGAGTCATGCCCTCCTGCATTTGAAGTTTATTAATACATTACCACATACAACAAGTAATGTTTAAGGATATATAAAAGTTGTGTCAGTGCCTACATTGTCTTTGGCACTGCAATCTGCATTATACTCGAGCAATGTCTGAACAGTAGAACAATCTTCTTCAGATCGTGTTGAGTGCCAAACTGCAAGGTGCAACGGAGTCATCCCATTCTGCATCCAATACCAAgatatgaaaatgaaaaaaataactatCCACTCACAAGCATGGTTATCACTTATGACTAGAACTGAAAATTAATAAGGTAGCTAGACTACATACATTTGCTTTGGCTTCA is a window from the Daucus carota subsp. sativus chromosome 8, DH1 v3.0, whole genome shotgun sequence genome containing:
- the LOC108197103 gene encoding uncharacterized protein LOC108197103, with protein sequence MLRNNKQDQRARSAKPNTLHGCAQAGDLNGFLKLLKDNPSLVNDRNPVMAHTPLHVCAGHNSVEIVKVLLDWQGSEKVELEAKNMYGETPLHMAAKNGCNQAAQMLLSHGASVEAKANNGMTPLHLAVWHSTRSEEDCSTVQTLLEYNADCSAKDNEGMTPLNHLSQGPGNEKLRKLLNSYLEEQRKRRAIEACSQTKAKMDELENELSKIVGLDDLKLQLRKWAKGMLLDERRRALGLKVGARRPPHMAFLGNPGTGKTMVARILGKLLYMVGILPTDKVTEVQRTDLVGEFVGHTGPKTRKMIKEAEGGILFVDEAYRLIPMQKSDDKDYGLEALEEIMSVMDSGKIVVIFAGYSEPMKRVITSNEGFCRRVTKFFNFEDFSSEDLARILHLKMNSVAEGSLLYGFKLHPLCTIEAIVSLIERETTEKQRREMNGGLVDPMLVNAREYLDLRLDFDCIDTDELLTIRIEDLEGGLRVLSH